The DNA segment GTCGCCGCCCGCAAGGCTGTCAAGGACAGATACCCAACCAGTGCCTCATCCCAAACAGCAAGGTCGGCCGACGAGTGGATCGACATTTTGGATCACCGAGGACGGAACACTTCGCTTTTCCAGTTTGCGCCTAGCAAGGAAGCAGACCTTCGAGCACGCGCTGCTGCCTTTTTCAAGTCCCAGCAGAAGCAATGGCTGAATGCAGCTTGGGTCCCTCTGAAGGACCAGCCTATTTCAACACAGTCCCAGCTCTCGAGCAAGAGCTCAAGGAACGACCGACCAGCTTCGCCTGGCAACCAATCTGCCTACCAAGCTGGCAGCACTAGTCGGTCTAACCCACGCAAGCGGTCTGCCTCGCCGCCACCTGAACGCAGCTCAAAACAAGCCAGGATGACGTCGACTTCAGCCACCAACCATCCAATTCCAGTCGAAGCCCAGACCAAAGTCCCTCTTCCAGAGTCGACAAACATGCCACAGGCATCCCAGCAACTGATAGGCATCAAACTACCCACCGCTCCAGGCGGAGAACCCTCGCCGAGATCCTCCTGGCTGCTCAAAGCCGGCAGCCACATCCCCAGCAGACCCCCATCAATCGCAGACCTTGTCCCGCTCTCAGACTCGTCCGAACACGAAGGGGTGGTCAAACTCCGCAATCGGATTTCCATCCTAGAGGCAGAGCTCGCCAACGCCAAAGCcgaacccccacccccctcaaaacctAATGACTTTGACCCCCAAGAGTTGAAGAGCACGCTTTCGACTATCACGAATGCGGTTTCGACGCTGATGGAATCATCTCATCACATTGTGGACGGGTTGCAGAGTCTGCAGAATAATATCCTTTACCGGCCGCAGCCACAAGCACAGCAGCTTTTGACGCCTGATCCGCCGGCGGTTGAGGCGAAACTGGATGCGCAGCATGATTTGCTGCTTGCGCTGACGAAGCAGATggcggggaaggaggagccggagacagtggaggaggcgctcgggttggtggagagggatgtTAGGGGGCATcgggagaggttgttgaggttgtatCGCAAGATGGAtatggatgggggggaggaaggggggaaggttgATTGGGTTGCGGGGATATTGGCGGGGATGGAGGATTTGGAACGGAGGATAGGGGAGGGGGTAccaagggggggggggtggttgagtaAGGGAAAAGGAACGTGAGATGAGTTTATGGAGGAAATGGGCGCGGTCAAATATATTTACCTAGGTATTTTTATGTTTAGCTGGGGGAAAATGGCGTCGGGCGATCTTGTATGGTCAATCTTTGAGGAGGTGAATGGCGATTCTTTGGGCATGATATATGTGTTATGGTATGGTGTAAATTGACAAAGTGCTACACAGGCAGAGGAATAAAACTGCCATGGCCATGCAGGCCCAGAATATAACTACCAGGAAGCAACCAGAACGGTGGCCCCACATATCCCCAGGCACAGTATATACTGTGACAATATGGGAATGTGAAAGATGATATATGCGCCTGCTTGTCAACAGAGCTCAGACGACGTTACTTCCCCCtaatcttcctccccgcccccacaACCTCAGCTGTTCAGCGCCGGCTGTCTTGAGAATGGAACTCGCTTCTCCGAACAAGCACGACCGAGGGTAACAGCTAAAGTTACGAATGTCGTTCACTCTAGGTGCCTACATTATCCAGGAATAAAAACGGAAATCAAGCAGGAATACCCCAACTCTCATCCCTCAAGCCCCCTGAACAGTAGCCAGAAGAAGCCTGTAGTATCCATCAAAGCTCCAGTTAATACCGCTGTGTTTGTCTAGCTTTTGACAACCCAGCAAATGCAAGACACCCATTCCATCATAACCTTGATTCATTGCAATGTCCTTTCATCTCGTCATAACACACGCCCCTTGGTGGCAGCCTTGACTAGTGCTGAAACTCTTGTCATCATCCAGATCAGAGAGTGTACCACCTCAGGTTCTGTCTCATCATGGATGGCTCGGCATTGCCATCCGCGACACTGCTGCCTTCCTCGCTGATCTTGGAAAGGGGCCTAGTGTCACCCGAGTCAAAggcggtgttgatggtgtggaCAAAACCAGTGTTTGACAAAGTaggggtggggatggtggttgtgataACCAAGGGCTCCCCAGGCTTGGGTAGTTTGGAGTAAGGGTTGGCTAGAGAGTGGGGGAGTGGATTGCTCGATTGACCTGGCCGTTGCCTCTGCGGCCATGGAGGCGGCGGTGTAAAACTGAAGgaccggcggcggtgatgacATCCATATCGTCGAGAGTAACCTTCTTCACGGTGTTATgattggtgatgggtggcTTTGTCTGGCCAGTCTCAACATCAAGCCTCGGCCTTCCCCTCGGCTGATCAGTCCACAAGGAGCCATCCCCAGTGCGAACGCTACCGGGAGCTCCAAGAGTTCCCAAAGGAgaccggcggtggtggcgtaGGCTTTGCCATGACGGTGGCATCAGTAAAAGATGACTTCTTCTCCCGGCtcgcaccaccatcatccattTTGTCCTCATCattatttttttctttggccTCTTCTTGCCTAGCAGGAGCTGCTTCGGCTTCCTTCTGGCCATCAGGGATGGCAACTCGCGGCGCACCACACCTCGTGTAGATGTCGATGCAGATAATGCCGAGAATCATGGCTGGCATGAACCCCACGATGGCCCAGATGACAAATGCGTGGCCGGTGTTTTTATCGGTGTACCAGatcccttttttctttcgcAGCCTGAAGCGGATCCTTATTAGCGATTGCACATGGCATGGATGGATAGATTGAAACCGGAGAACTTGAACAATACCACAACAGGCGGATGGGGTTTTTCAACCACGGCAGTACCCGAGGGGTCAGGGGTCAAGGGAATGATGGACGACGCGGTCAGCGTTGAGACCATGAGTGTCGAGGTAACCGACGTGGATGTCGGGATCAGCACAGGATGGGCCGGGGACGGGACTGCCACCCGGAGGCGGGGAGTAGCGGGTGAGAGGGGTACTGAACGAGAGATGGCATCGTCAATCTCGTCGGGAGTCCGTGGCATGggctccatcaccacacgATAGTCAGCTTCATAGTACGGGTGCGGGTAGTTCTAGAGTTGACGACGCAGGTGGAGGCGGCCTCGCACCGACTTCTTGTGTTCAGAAAAGGGAAGACGCATCTTTTCGGCTTGTCTGTATCTTTGGGATTGTAAGATCAACGGAGAAAGAGGGCAAGAAAGCTGTCAACGAAACATTGAGGAGAGAATGAGAGCCGGGTGAGCGGACAGGACGGACGGAGCCTTGAAGAAACTACGAGGTTTTCTAAATGGCATGGTTTTCGGTTGGATTTGTTTGTGGCCTCGTGGGAGGATGCTGCAACCCTAAAAGGAGAGATAttgagagggttgaggaTTTTCGACGGCCGTGTGCGTTCATGATATGGTCGGCAAGCCATATGTGTGGTTAACTAAGGTAACCGATGATAAGCTCGCCTCGCAGAGAAAGTAAAATtcttaaaaaaaaaaaaaa comes from the Podospora pseudocomata strain CBS 415.72m chromosome 5, whole genome shotgun sequence genome and includes:
- a CDS encoding hypothetical protein (EggNog:ENOG503PFD6), with the translated sequence MGGFKRLQPIILDGFSHDIQIGQPFDTSWGAAWLTSVYTDIDHDLFRNMDPIVFRRIRYGNNVAVLFGALVECAEFYELPSFWHVISQGFSANADAVKSIVTVFVAARKAVKDRYPTSASSQTARSADEWIDILDHRGRNTSLFQFAPSKEADLRARAAAFFKSQQKQWLNAAWVPLKDQPISTQSQLSSKSSRNDRPASPGNQSAYQAGSTSRSNPRKRSASPPPERSSKQARMTSTSATNHPIPVEAQTKVPLPESTNMPQASQQLIGIKLPTAPGGEPSPRSSWLLKAGSHIPSRPPSIADLVPLSDSSEHEGVVKLRNRISILEAELANAKAEPPPPSKPNDFDPQELKSTLSTITNAVSTLMESSHHIVDGLQSLQNNILYRPQPQAQQLLTPDPPAVEAKLDAQHDLLLALTKQMAGKEEPETVEEALGLVERDVRGHRERLLRLYRKMDMDGGEEGGKVDWVAGILAGMEDLERRIGEGVPRGGGWLSKGKGT